The Humulus lupulus chromosome 4, drHumLupu1.1, whole genome shotgun sequence genome has a window encoding:
- the LOC133832315 gene encoding uncharacterized protein LOC133832315 — MPNYAKFIKEVMSKKRKLEDYEAMKLTEECSAIIKRQLLEKLKDPRSFTIPCVIGELHIENTLCDLGASINLISLSIFWKLNLGEVTPTTISLQLADRSLKYPRGIIEDVLVKIDRFIFPVDFVVLGMEEDQEI, encoded by the coding sequence ATGCCAAACTACGCAAAGTTTATAAAGGAGGTAATGTCTAAGAAGCGTAAGTTAGAGGATTATGAAGCAATGAAGCTAACAGAAGAGTGTAGTGCCATTATCAAGAGACAATTACTGGAAAAGTTGAAAGATCCGAGAAGTTTTACAATTCCATGTGTTATTGGAGAGCTACATATTGAGAATACCTTgtgtgatttgggtgctagtatTAATCtaatttctctctctatcttttgGAAACTCAATCTTGGAGAGGTCACACCAACTACTATTTCTTTACAATTGGCAGATCGTTCTTTGAAGTATCCTAGAGGTATAATTGAAGATGTTCTAGTAAAGATTGATAGATTCATTTTTCCAGTAGATTTTGTTGTGCTTGGCATGGAGGAAGACCAAGAAATTTAG